The nucleotide sequence ACGATCCGTCGTCGACGGCTCCGATTCGCGCTGGTCCGGGGGCGGGCAATCCGAGAGGTGAGGTCATGACGATGACCCGAAACGATCCCGACGAGCGGTTCGACGTCGTCGATGTCTCGCGCCGGGGGGCGCATCGCGCTCGACCGAACCCGGTCACCGGGCTGCTGCCCCTGGTGGCGCTGGCCGTCGTGGTGTTCGCCGTGGTCGGGGTGGCGGTGATGCTCTTCGGCCGTGACGGCACCAGTGGCTCGCCGCAGGCCGGCGCCGTGCCCAAGGCCTCGGCCAGTGTCCCCGTGATCACCAGTCCGAGCCCGCAGGTGGAGCAGTCCTCGCCGGCCCCGAGCGCCTCGTCGGCGAGTCAACCGGCCGCGACCGTCGACAAGAAGGTCACGCTGAACTTCTACAACGGCACCAGCCCCAACATCCCCGGCCACAGTCGCAAGGCCGCCGCGCAGCTCGAGGCTGCCGGGTGGAGGGTCGGCACCGTCCTGCCGTGGGACGGCGCACCCGTCAGCCGCACCACCGTGTACTACGGCGATGCCGTGCAGCTCGAGACCGCGCGCGCCGTGGTGAAGGCGCTGGGGGCCGGCACGGTGAAGCTGAACACCGTCAAGGCGGCTCAGGGGCTGGCCGTCGTGGTCAGCAACGACTACACGCCCTGAGGTCCCGACCGCTGCGGGTCGTGGACGTACCCGCCGTCGGCCAGACCGGCGCGTACCTCGAAGATGTTGCGCAGGGCGACGTTGCCGGTGTGCCACCACGACCAGGCGCAGGCGAGGAAGTAGGCCGGCAGGAAGCCGAACGGGCCGACCCAGCAGGCGTACTGCGTCGCGTGGCGTGACTCGTGGTCGATGAGGCCGGGCAGGGCCTCGGCCTCGGCTCGGCTCATGCGCAACAACACCACATTGCCGATGGTGACCGCTCGTGCCGTGCCACCGGGGAAGGCCGAACGGTAGTTCTCGGCGAGCACCAGACCGCGCGGGCCGCGACGCAGCCGGCCACCTCCGGCGAGCCCCACGATCAGGCCCAGTGGGGTCGACAGATTCACCAGGTTGACCACCTGCCGGACCCGGAGCAGCGGCGTCATGCCTCCAGCCTACGCACCGTGCCGCGACGGCTCATCGAGGTACTTGGCGCGACCAGCGGCGGTCTCTGACCGTTGCTCGCGCGGTGAGCGGCGACGGCCCCGATTCGGTGACAACCCGTGGGCGTGGTCCACTGCCATCGAACGATGTCGAGGTTCGGCGCGGCGTGGATGACCTTGCAGGGGTGCCTCACCGACGCTCCTTCGCTACAGTTGGCGCCGGTCGAACAGTTCGATGAGCT is from Kineosporiaceae bacterium and encodes:
- a CDS encoding LytR C-terminal domain-containing protein; its protein translation is MTMTRNDPDERFDVVDVSRRGAHRARPNPVTGLLPLVALAVVVFAVVGVAVMLFGRDGTSGSPQAGAVPKASASVPVITSPSPQVEQSSPAPSASSASQPAATVDKKVTLNFYNGTSPNIPGHSRKAAAQLEAAGWRVGTVLPWDGAPVSRTTVYYGDAVQLETARAVVKALGAGTVKLNTVKAAQGLAVVVSNDYTP